A section of the Deinococcus taeanensis genome encodes:
- a CDS encoding GNAT family N-acetyltransferase, with translation MTDSSVQIRMATPNDKDTVTRVFREAGLDTEAALAEGTTYWVMERGGQPVGAIGLEHGEGASLLRGAAVMPQARGGGLGRRLVMSAVEYAQGRGDRAIYMFSKGGDWGSFGFQQVPLALVMGEVPDAPQVQAYRARGERPGGTTWMRPLS, from the coding sequence ATGACCGATTCCAGCGTTCAGATTCGCATGGCGACCCCCAACGACAAGGACACCGTAACCCGCGTCTTCCGCGAGGCCGGCCTGGACACCGAAGCGGCCCTCGCCGAGGGCACCACCTACTGGGTGATGGAACGCGGCGGGCAGCCGGTCGGCGCGATCGGCCTGGAGCACGGCGAGGGCGCCTCGCTGCTGCGCGGCGCGGCCGTGATGCCGCAGGCGCGTGGCGGTGGCCTGGGCCGGCGCCTCGTGATGAGCGCCGTGGAGTACGCGCAGGGCCGTGGGGACCGCGCGATCTACATGTTCAGCAAGGGCGGCGACTGGGGCAGCTTCGGGTTTCAGCAGGTGCCGCTGGCCCTCGTGATGGGCGAAGTGCCCGACGCGCCGCAGGTGCAGGCGTACCGCGCGCGTGGCGAGCGGCCCGGCGGCACCACCTGGATGCGGCCGCTGAGCTGA
- a CDS encoding N-acetyltransferase, whose amino-acid sequence MTLSLESIAVPDIHPDAPLVSRKARLSDIEAIHELIGYWAARGLMLVRSRALLAETIRDFQLMLAEPHDGRPGGLAGVCGLHMLAPDLAEVRGLAIHPNMQGRGLGRQLVAACEAEAREIALPALFAWTYQQGFFEKCGFHRIEKTNLHPKVWSECQRCAFFENCNEIAMYRELT is encoded by the coding sequence GTGACGCTCTCCCTGGAGTCCATCGCCGTTCCGGACATTCACCCGGACGCGCCGCTGGTGAGCCGCAAGGCACGCCTCTCGGACATCGAGGCGATTCACGAACTGATCGGCTACTGGGCCGCGCGCGGGCTGATGCTGGTGCGCTCCCGGGCGCTGCTGGCCGAAACCATCCGGGACTTTCAGCTGATGCTGGCAGAACCGCACGACGGCCGCCCCGGCGGCCTGGCGGGCGTGTGCGGCCTGCACATGCTCGCTCCGGATCTGGCGGAGGTGCGCGGCCTGGCGATCCACCCGAACATGCAGGGCCGCGGGCTGGGCCGGCAGCTGGTCGCGGCCTGCGAGGCCGAAGCGCGTGAGATCGCGCTGCCCGCCCTGTTTGCCTGGACGTACCAGCAGGGTTTCTTCGAGAAATGCGGGTTTCACCGCATCGAGAAGACGAACCTGCATCCGAAAGTCTGGAGTGAATGCCAGCGCTGCGCGTTCTTCGAGAACTGCAACGAGATTGCCATGTACCGGGAGCTGACGTGA
- a CDS encoding GNAT family N-acetyltransferase: protein MTLTDMHVKLRQAAPADLPVILDLLQRCGLHTASVALDGHTYWIAELDGVPGGCIGLEHGQDVSLIRSTAVVPEARSQGLGRALVTSALTHATLRGDHTVYLFSSEAGDYWTRFGFTPSSPQAVESALPEAPQVKSGVSRGWIQEELVWRLELQPEGQGEAAAG from the coding sequence ATGACCCTGACCGACATGCACGTGAAACTCCGTCAGGCCGCTCCGGCGGACCTGCCGGTCATCCTCGACCTGCTCCAGCGCTGCGGGCTGCACACCGCGAGCGTCGCTCTGGACGGCCACACCTACTGGATTGCTGAACTCGACGGCGTGCCCGGCGGCTGCATCGGGCTGGAGCACGGGCAGGACGTGAGCCTGATCCGCTCGACCGCCGTGGTGCCCGAGGCGCGCTCGCAGGGCCTGGGGCGGGCGCTCGTCACGTCGGCGCTGACGCACGCCACCCTGCGCGGCGATCACACCGTGTACCTGTTCAGCAGCGAAGCCGGAGATTACTGGACGCGCTTCGGGTTCACGCCGTCAAGCCCGCAGGCGGTCGAGTCGGCCCTGCCGGAGGCGCCGCAGGTGAAAAGCGGCGTGAGCAGAGGCTGGATTCAGGAGGAGCTGGTGTGGCGCCTGGAACTGCAGCCGGAAGGTCAGGGGGAGGCCGCGGCCGGGTGA